A window of Tautonia plasticadhaerens contains these coding sequences:
- a CDS encoding HEAT repeat domain-containing protein, which yields MRPARAPGPGRESSGRRRGPVTQTRGWPGRVLLAGSLLAWATGPAPTAAGAPDLPRPPAGWRLEVVLGSPRLRHPSVVCCAPDGRVFVAEDPMDISAPRADLRQGRILCLHPDGRVTTFADRLHAVFGMQYIDGRLLVLHNPEFCAFTDGGDEARDKRILIASTNPNPWALDWNDHVPANSRLAMDGYLYVAVGDKGVYGAVGTDGRRVDLYGGGVLRLRPDGTDLEVYCTGVRNILDVALDAEDEIFTYDNTDEHDWMSRLTHMVDGGEYGYPFDFVPRRPYTLWMMADYGGGAATGALCYTEDALPAEYRGNLFLADFGKRQVLRVVPRRDGATFRADSRSDVFSDPPGDFRPVGIAVAPDGLGLYICDWQHADTKEAVSVGRLLRLTYTGPSHARTRPSWFLDAACGRPCRASLDELVVALSHPARSVREVAQRRLAERGTGAVAALVRLLGDVDAPAPARWHALWALDAIDGGVAGRSAILAAVADGEPSVRRQALRQLGTRRVREAGAVARDRLRDADAGVRFRAAAALGRIGDAAAVPALIEALDEADAFARYAAFTALNRIGRADPAAWPAIAAGLVHPRPIVRDGVGLALRETHDPALADALAGLSRDRQAPAQARARALRLLAAVHRRRPAWKGEWWAYHPALTRPPAKSEAWDGTPTVLAALREGVADPDPGARLAGVDGLRDAGATDVAAELRSRFPGEDDPGVRRALLAALGAFRDEGSRGLIAAVLRDPRTGPGLAAEAIDAAGRVGGEDVAEAVRGLLGRRPGDPSFRVAAIDALGRLGHAPAAAELEAIAGGGGDAGIAACEALAAIGGDAGRDALLRLADRPELEVRRGAVAALGRLGPGQALPRLLAASRDPETRSTALSALTRMPDARALDAYLEGLGGRDASLREACARAIARIRDEALPRVEAQADRLPPAVVRRLRRVYEGHAEAARGRLFAVDAEVPPPEEYEAYARDHTGDPARGRALFHDRDGPGCVKCHRVGGAGGDVGPELTSVGDQLDRARLAEAVLDPSRSIREGYQQVTVATADGRVVAGLVRSESADVLTLRDAEGRDHAIPKAEIEERAAGPTSLMPEGLHSDLAPQDFADLLSYLESLKGTPESADRPGSRPLGETPR from the coding sequence CGGCCGGTTGGCGCCTGGAGGTGGTGCTGGGGTCGCCGCGCCTGAGGCACCCGTCGGTCGTCTGCTGCGCCCCGGACGGGCGGGTCTTCGTCGCCGAGGACCCGATGGACATCAGCGCGCCGCGGGCGGACCTGCGGCAGGGCCGAATCCTCTGCCTCCACCCCGACGGCCGCGTCACGACGTTCGCCGACCGACTCCACGCCGTCTTCGGGATGCAATACATCGACGGTCGGCTGCTGGTCCTCCACAACCCCGAGTTCTGCGCCTTCACCGACGGCGGAGACGAGGCGCGAGATAAGCGGATCCTCATCGCCAGCACCAACCCGAATCCCTGGGCGCTGGACTGGAACGACCACGTCCCGGCGAATTCCCGGCTGGCCATGGACGGCTACCTCTACGTGGCCGTCGGCGACAAGGGCGTCTACGGGGCGGTGGGCACCGACGGTAGGCGGGTGGACCTGTACGGCGGCGGCGTCCTCCGGCTGCGGCCCGACGGCACCGACCTGGAGGTCTACTGCACGGGCGTCCGCAACATCCTCGACGTGGCCCTCGACGCCGAGGACGAGATCTTCACCTACGACAACACCGACGAGCACGACTGGATGTCCCGCCTGACCCACATGGTCGACGGCGGCGAGTACGGCTATCCGTTCGACTTCGTGCCGCGGCGTCCTTATACGCTCTGGATGATGGCCGACTACGGCGGCGGGGCGGCCACCGGGGCACTCTGCTACACCGAAGACGCCCTGCCCGCCGAGTACCGAGGCAACCTGTTCCTGGCCGACTTCGGCAAGCGGCAGGTCCTGCGGGTCGTCCCGCGGCGCGACGGGGCGACGTTCCGGGCCGACTCGAGGTCGGACGTCTTCTCGGACCCGCCCGGCGACTTCCGCCCGGTCGGGATCGCGGTCGCGCCCGACGGCCTGGGCCTCTACATCTGCGACTGGCAGCACGCCGACACCAAGGAGGCGGTCTCGGTCGGTCGCCTGCTGCGATTGACGTACACCGGCCCGAGTCATGCCCGCACCAGGCCCTCCTGGTTCCTCGACGCCGCGTGCGGGCGGCCCTGCCGGGCGAGCCTCGACGAGCTGGTCGTCGCCCTGTCGCATCCCGCCCGATCGGTCCGGGAGGTCGCCCAGCGGCGACTGGCCGAGCGGGGCACGGGGGCGGTCGCCGCCTTGGTCCGGCTGCTGGGAGACGTCGACGCCCCCGCCCCGGCGCGGTGGCACGCCCTCTGGGCGCTCGACGCCATCGACGGCGGGGTCGCCGGCCGCTCGGCGATCCTCGCGGCCGTGGCCGATGGCGAGCCGAGCGTCCGCCGGCAGGCCCTCCGCCAGCTCGGCACCCGGCGCGTCCGGGAGGCGGGGGCCGTGGCGCGGGATCGGCTCCGCGACGCCGACGCCGGCGTCCGCTTCCGGGCCGCCGCCGCGCTCGGCCGCATCGGCGACGCGGCCGCCGTCCCGGCGTTGATCGAGGCCCTCGACGAGGCGGACGCGTTCGCCCGGTACGCGGCCTTCACCGCGTTGAACCGGATCGGGCGGGCCGACCCGGCCGCCTGGCCGGCGATCGCCGCCGGGCTCGTCCACCCCCGGCCGATCGTCCGCGACGGGGTCGGCTTGGCCCTTCGCGAGACGCACGATCCGGCGCTCGCCGATGCCCTGGCCGGCCTCTCGCGCGACCGTCAGGCACCAGCCCAGGCGAGGGCCCGGGCGTTGCGGCTGCTGGCCGCGGTCCACCGCCGCCGACCGGCCTGGAAGGGCGAGTGGTGGGCCTACCACCCGGCGCTGACCAGGCCGCCCGCCAAGTCGGAAGCCTGGGACGGGACGCCCACGGTCCTGGCCGCCCTCCGCGAGGGGGTCGCGGACCCCGATCCCGGCGCCCGGCTCGCGGGCGTGGACGGGCTGCGCGACGCGGGGGCGACCGACGTCGCGGCCGAGCTGCGCTCCCGCTTCCCCGGCGAGGACGATCCGGGCGTCCGCCGGGCCCTGCTCGCGGCGCTGGGAGCCTTCCGGGACGAGGGGTCGCGCGGGCTGATCGCGGCGGTCCTGCGCGACCCGCGGACCGGGCCCGGGCTGGCGGCCGAGGCGATCGATGCCGCCGGCCGGGTCGGGGGCGAGGACGTGGCCGAGGCCGTCCGCGGGCTCCTGGGGCGTCGGCCGGGCGACCCGTCCTTCCGGGTCGCGGCCATCGACGCCCTCGGGCGGCTGGGGCACGCCCCCGCGGCGGCCGAGCTGGAGGCGATCGCCGGGGGCGGCGGCGACGCCGGGATCGCGGCCTGCGAGGCCCTCGCGGCCATCGGCGGCGACGCCGGCCGGGACGCCTTGCTCCGGCTCGCCGACCGGCCCGAGTTGGAGGTCCGACGGGGTGCGGTCGCCGCGCTCGGCCGCCTCGGGCCAGGCCAGGCCTTGCCCCGACTCCTGGCCGCGTCCCGCGACCCCGAGACGCGGTCGACGGCCCTGTCGGCCCTCACCCGGATGCCCGATGCCCGCGCGCTCGACGCCTACCTGGAGGGGCTCGGCGGCCGGGACGCCAGCCTCCGCGAGGCGTGCGCGCGGGCGATTGCCCGCATCCGCGACGAGGCCCTGCCCCGGGTCGAGGCGCAGGCCGACCGGCTCCCGCCCGCCGTCGTCCGACGGCTCCGACGCGTCTATGAGGGTCACGCCGAGGCCGCTCGGGGCCGTCTCTTCGCCGTCGACGCGGAAGTCCCCCCGCCCGAGGAATATGAGGCCTATGCCCGCGACCACACCGGCGACCCGGCCCGGGGCCGCGCCCTCTTCCACGACCGCGACGGGCCCGGCTGCGTCAAGTGCCACCGGGTCGGCGGGGCGGGCGGCGACGTGGGCCCGGAACTGACGAGCGTCGGCGACCAGCTCGATCGGGCCCGGCTCGCCGAGGCCGTCCTGGACCCGAGCCGGTCGATCCGCGAGGGGTATCAGCAGGTGACCGTCGCGACCGCCGACGGCCGGGTGGTCGCCGGCCTGGTGCGGTCCGAATCGGCCGACGTCCTCACCCTGCGCGACGCCGAGGGCCGGGACCACGCCATCCCGAAGGCGGAGATCGAGGAGCGGGCCGCCGGTCCAACCTCCCTCATGCCGGAGGGGCTGCACTCCGACCTCGCGCCGCAAGACTTCGCCGACCTCCTC